The Candidatus Thorarchaeota archaeon genome includes a window with the following:
- a CDS encoding 30S ribosomal protein S27ae: MARSAPDYYKVDKDGNVERDKRTCPRCEKGTFMAEHYDRYSCGRCGYTEFKRDKND, translated from the coding sequence ATGGCTAGAAGTGCTCCAGATTATTACAAAGTAGACAAGGATGGAAATGTTGAGCGGGACAAGAGAACATGCCCCCGTTGTGAAAAAGGCACGTTCATGGCAGAGCACTACGACAGATACTCATGTGGTCGTTGCGGATACACTGAATTCAAGCGAGATAAAAACGACTAA
- a CDS encoding 30S ribosomal protein S24e: MNIEILQERENKPLSRKEVDFRIEHIGDTTPSRADVHSRVVAHYDANPDNVVISKIETRFGVGITNGTARIYSDSEHMKRVELDYVLKRHGMVEE, encoded by the coding sequence ATGAACATAGAAATACTACAAGAACGAGAAAACAAACCGCTCTCGAGAAAAGAGGTCGACTTTCGGATAGAGCATATTGGTGATACCACACCGAGTAGAGCTGATGTGCATTCCAGAGTCGTAGCGCATTACGATGCCAATCCAGATAATGTCGTCATTTCGAAAATTGAAACCCGATTTGGGGTTGGAATCACCAACGGGACAGCGAGAATATATTCAGATTCCGAGCATATGAAACGGGTTGAGCTTGATTATGTCCTCAAGCGACACGGAATGGTGGAGGAATAG
- a CDS encoding DNA-directed RNA polymerase, subunit E'', whose protein sequence is MAKLKACRDCHRLTTENQCPNCKSTNLTTSYTGIVIILPPKNSNEDPRDTSYVAKRLNIENPGKYALKVR, encoded by the coding sequence ATGGCCAAGTTGAAAGCATGCAGAGATTGTCACCGTCTAACAACGGAGAATCAGTGTCCCAATTGTAAGAGTACTAACCTTACAACCTCATATACAGGCATCGTGATTATCTTACCACCAAAGAATTCCAATGAAGATCCACGAGATACCTCATATGTGGCGAAGAGATTAAACATCGAAAATCCAGGGAAGTATGCTCTTAAGGTACGATAG
- a CDS encoding DNA-directed RNA polymerase — protein sequence MYSVVKVKDTVRIPPSQFGTTIEEAAMIHLRKNHENVLDRDIGLMIAVIGVDEIGEGRLIPGDGATYHTVQYRVLAFKPMRGEVVEGNVVELMDFGAFVRIGPLDGLCHVSQICDDFITQDPKSNSLMGKETGRRLTEGNQVRARITSISFESGNRSGKLGLTMRQPYLGKIGPDVSWIEEDVKAAHGEGEENEEDEE from the coding sequence ATGTATAGCGTCGTCAAAGTTAAAGACACAGTCAGAATACCCCCTTCTCAATTTGGAACAACAATTGAAGAAGCTGCAATGATTCACTTGCGTAAGAACCATGAGAATGTGTTAGATCGTGATATTGGACTGATGATCGCAGTCATTGGAGTAGACGAAATTGGAGAAGGGCGTCTAATTCCAGGTGATGGTGCTACATATCATACAGTTCAGTATCGAGTCCTTGCATTCAAACCAATGCGCGGAGAAGTCGTAGAAGGAAACGTAGTGGAACTGATGGACTTCGGAGCTTTCGTTCGGATTGGCCCTCTTGACGGGCTTTGCCACGTCAGTCAAATCTGTGACGACTTCATTACACAGGACCCAAAAAGCAATTCACTGATGGGGAAGGAAACCGGTAGAAGATTAACCGAAGGGAATCAAGTTCGTGCTCGAATCACCTCAATCAGCTTCGAGTCAGGAAACAGATCAGGAAAACTTGGGCTTACTATGCGACAACCATATCTTGGAAAAATCGGGCCTGATGTTTCTTGGATAGAAGAGGATGTTAAAGCAGCCCATGGTGAGGGCGAAGAAAACGAAGAGGATGAGGAATAG
- a CDS encoding PIN domain-containing protein produces the protein MPLPVIVDTNFLLLPAQFGIDIFTQAEEAVDRRIEFIVLDSVAEEVERKASNATGSKEKRLLRVTTELMKRCKKVEVDDDLAELPVDDQVLEYAKRVNGVIATNDKKLRSTARKHEIPLLILRGRKRVVVEGLID, from the coding sequence ATGCCTCTTCCTGTAATCGTTGACACCAACTTCCTATTGCTTCCTGCACAATTTGGAATCGATATCTTCACCCAAGCGGAGGAAGCCGTGGATCGTCGAATTGAGTTTATAGTTCTTGATTCGGTTGCTGAAGAGGTCGAACGAAAAGCCTCGAATGCTACGGGTAGCAAAGAAAAGAGATTGCTTAGAGTAACAACCGAACTCATGAAGAGATGCAAGAAAGTTGAAGTCGATGATGACCTTGCTGAGCTGCCTGTTGATGATCAAGTCTTGGAGTATGCCAAAAGGGTGAATGGTGTTATTGCAACAAACGACAAGAAACTCCGTAGCACAGCACGAAAACATGAGATTCCTCTTCTAATCCTGCGTGGACGAAAAAGAGTTGTTGTTGAGGGTTTGATTGATTGA
- a CDS encoding translation initiation factor IF-2 subunit gamma: MKYEGQSEVSIGTLGHVDHGKTTLVEYMTGEWTDRHSDEVKRGISIRLGYAATKLMKCPKCPEPEGYTTSNLAKEGKCPNCGNELEELREISFVDSPGHESLMATCLSGASIMDGAILVIAANEPCPMPQTSEHLRALEIVGVKNIIIVQNKIELVSEKEAKEHYQQIKEFLKDTTAEDAPIIPISAVFGANVDYLIEEIQKVIPTPDRPEDKPPKMFVARSFDINRPGTTPDDLEGGVVGGSIVQGKLKVGDEIEIAPGSPVEGEFKPIQAEVRSLVSGSGNRLKQAYPGGLIGVGTGLDPASTRADRLVGNVVGKIGKMPDTISEMMIEPQLMQRVIGMETKKQVENLRLNEPLMLVVGTAATVGVITKLHGDKIKLSLKRPVCAEEGQRIAIGRRVDNKWRLVGYAQL, from the coding sequence GTGAAATACGAGGGGCAATCTGAAGTCAGCATAGGAACGCTAGGCCACGTTGACCACGGCAAGACAACGTTGGTAGAGTATATGACAGGTGAATGGACTGATCGTCATTCAGACGAAGTCAAGCGAGGAATTTCTATCCGGTTAGGATATGCAGCTACAAAGCTGATGAAATGTCCGAAGTGTCCTGAGCCGGAGGGTTATACTACATCCAACCTAGCGAAAGAAGGAAAATGCCCTAACTGTGGAAATGAGCTAGAAGAACTTCGAGAAATCTCTTTCGTTGACAGTCCGGGACACGAATCCCTCATGGCAACCTGTCTTAGCGGAGCAAGCATCATGGATGGAGCAATCCTTGTGATTGCGGCCAATGAACCGTGTCCAATGCCTCAGACTTCCGAGCATCTCCGTGCCCTTGAGATTGTAGGTGTTAAGAACATAATAATTGTTCAAAACAAAATCGAACTGGTTTCCGAGAAGGAGGCAAAAGAGCACTATCAGCAGATCAAGGAATTTCTCAAAGATACAACAGCAGAAGATGCACCAATTATTCCTATTTCCGCAGTCTTTGGAGCTAATGTTGACTACTTGATAGAGGAAATCCAGAAGGTTATTCCAACACCAGATAGACCTGAAGATAAACCACCTAAGATGTTCGTAGCCCGTTCATTCGATATCAACAGGCCGGGGACAACTCCGGATGATTTAGAAGGAGGGGTTGTTGGTGGGTCAATAGTGCAAGGGAAATTGAAAGTCGGTGATGAGATAGAGATAGCACCAGGATCCCCTGTTGAAGGAGAGTTCAAACCAATCCAAGCAGAAGTTCGAAGCCTCGTATCAGGAAGCGGTAACAGACTGAAGCAGGCATATCCAGGGGGACTTATTGGTGTGGGAACAGGACTTGACCCAGCCTCCACTAGAGCAGATAGATTGGTGGGAAATGTAGTAGGTAAAATAGGGAAGATGCCAGATACGATTTCAGAAATGATGATTGAACCCCAACTTATGCAGCGGGTCATAGGGATGGAAACAAAGAAACAGGTGGAGAATCTGCGACTAAATGAACCACTTATGTTAGTAGTTGGTACCGCAGCAACAGTAGGCGTCATAACCAAACTACATGGAGACAAAATCAAACTTTCACTTAAGAGACCTGTTTGTGCTGAAGAAGGACAACGAATAGCCATCGGTCGCCGAGTAGATAATAAATGGCGACTTGTGGGATACGCTCAATTGTAA
- a CDS encoding 30S ribosomal protein S6e, translating to MVVPLKLVISDPEKGVAIQYELDDEKSNALIGSTIGEIVEGDAIGLPGYKLKITGGSDSSGFPMRRDVHGSGKQKVLMKGPPGFRPKRKGLKRRKTVRGREVDSNISQLNMRVEEKGSAPLEELIMKAA from the coding sequence ATCGTAGTGCCATTGAAGCTTGTCATCTCAGATCCAGAAAAAGGCGTTGCCATACAATACGAACTCGATGATGAAAAATCAAATGCATTGATAGGCAGTACCATTGGGGAAATTGTTGAAGGCGATGCTATAGGCCTACCTGGATATAAGCTTAAGATAACAGGCGGTAGTGATTCTTCTGGCTTCCCTATGCGTCGAGACGTGCACGGTAGTGGTAAGCAGAAGGTCTTGATGAAGGGGCCGCCGGGTTTCAGACCAAAACGGAAGGGCCTCAAAAGGAGAAAAACCGTACGAGGAAGAGAGGTCGACAGCAATATTTCCCAGCTGAATATGCGTGTCGAAGAGAAGGGAAGTGCGCCTCTAGAAGAGCTGATTATGAAGGCAGCCTAA
- a CDS encoding site-2 protease family protein has translation MEPLFMFAIVGAVYLLVYLAARALGIEKLQEKGVDAGTPFFVMIRTKRLNKFLTRMGKKFPRAFFNLGVVVAFGGMVYGFWMFLNNLIAFFTAPSQAGAVVPIIPGVTITGLPLVYMLIGLAITLVTHEFAHGLASAKDNIGIESSGLLFFFVLFGAFVEPDEEQFEEEATPKERMRLLAAGSYSNLIFAFIVLVITLNFPALMSAGFNPPSGAYIYEISANTPADQALEVGDVITGLNDTDIDRWGDISQFMIQTEPGDSLTIETLEDNVTIVLGESQANASKGYIGIYGADYWEPKEGWDLFLNPMVPFHIQLTLTWSFVILFSVALFNLLPIPALDGDKLLANGLRLLISDEEKVKMIMWPLRIFSIAIVVLSMILTFMSGKTLF, from the coding sequence ATGGAACCTCTGTTCATGTTTGCTATTGTCGGTGCAGTGTACCTCCTAGTTTATCTGGCAGCTCGTGCGCTTGGAATCGAGAAACTGCAAGAGAAAGGAGTTGACGCTGGCACGCCGTTCTTCGTAATGATTCGCACAAAGAGATTGAATAAGTTCTTGACGCGTATGGGTAAGAAATTCCCCCGTGCATTTTTCAATCTAGGTGTAGTCGTTGCTTTTGGCGGTATGGTTTACGGTTTCTGGATGTTCCTTAACAACCTCATCGCCTTTTTCACGGCGCCCTCGCAGGCTGGAGCAGTGGTACCCATCATTCCTGGCGTCACTATTACTGGCCTACCACTTGTATACATGCTAATTGGCCTAGCTATCACCTTAGTTACCCACGAGTTCGCTCACGGATTGGCTTCAGCAAAGGATAACATAGGGATTGAAAGCTCAGGCTTGTTATTCTTCTTCGTTCTGTTTGGTGCCTTTGTCGAACCTGATGAAGAGCAATTTGAAGAGGAAGCAACACCCAAGGAACGAATGCGATTACTTGCAGCTGGCTCCTACTCGAATCTCATATTCGCATTCATTGTTCTAGTTATTACATTGAATTTTCCCGCTTTGATGTCTGCTGGATTCAATCCACCAAGTGGGGCGTATATATACGAAATCTCGGCTAACACACCCGCAGACCAAGCACTCGAGGTTGGAGATGTCATCACTGGGTTGAACGATACCGATATCGACCGTTGGGGAGACATCAGCCAGTTCATGATTCAAACAGAACCGGGCGACTCCCTAACTATCGAGACGCTTGAGGATAACGTCACTATCGTACTGGGAGAAAGCCAAGCTAACGCCTCTAAGGGGTATATTGGCATATACGGGGCCGACTATTGGGAGCCAAAGGAAGGTTGGGACCTCTTTCTCAATCCGATGGTGCCGTTTCATATCCAGCTGACCTTGACTTGGAGCTTTGTGATTCTCTTCAGTGTGGCTCTGTTCAATCTCCTTCCTATTCCTGCTCTAGACGGCGATAAGTTGCTTGCTAACGGTCTTCGCCTACTGATTTCAGATGAGGAAAAAGTCAAGATGATTATGTGGCCGCTCAGAATATTTTCGATTGCAATTGTGGTCTTAAGCATGATTCTGACGTTCATGAGTGGTAAAACGCTGTTCTGA
- a CDS encoding TIGR00269 family protein gives MDRIRNTINQRGMFKRDDRIVVAISGGKDSAVLLDTLVRIEEEYPETELCPITIDEGIAGYRNKALTAARELTSGLNLTLTVLTFKDLFGYSLDEIVANREENGLGACSYCGILRRRAINRAARELDGDVIATGHNLDDEAQTVVMNVLRGDAHRIGRVNRTRDDTMAGFIPRVKPITKISERDVVAYAHHFSLPYHDAPCPYAHEAYRNDVRQFLNKMEHNHPGTLLAVLGSSEKIAEVMRSDTTSFQFNSCARCGNPTSAKVCRVCRILEKIEEAM, from the coding sequence TTGGACAGAATCAGGAACACTATCAACCAACGAGGCATGTTCAAGCGTGATGATAGGATCGTTGTCGCGATTTCTGGGGGCAAAGATAGCGCAGTCCTTCTTGACACGTTAGTACGAATAGAAGAAGAGTATCCTGAAACCGAACTATGTCCTATTACTATAGATGAAGGCATTGCGGGATATAGGAACAAAGCACTGACGGCTGCGAGAGAGCTTACCTCTGGTCTCAATCTTACCCTCACCGTCCTCACATTCAAGGATTTGTTTGGTTACTCTCTTGATGAAATCGTGGCAAATCGAGAGGAGAATGGGCTTGGTGCGTGTTCATATTGTGGCATCCTGAGGCGAAGGGCAATCAACCGTGCTGCCCGAGAGCTTGATGGTGACGTTATAGCAACTGGGCATAATCTTGACGATGAGGCTCAAACAGTGGTCATGAATGTATTAAGGGGTGATGCCCACCGTATTGGCCGGGTGAATCGAACTCGAGATGATACAATGGCGGGATTCATTCCCCGCGTGAAACCCATCACCAAAATATCTGAACGGGACGTCGTTGCTTATGCTCACCATTTTTCACTCCCTTATCATGATGCTCCGTGTCCATATGCGCATGAAGCGTACCGGAATGATGTTCGCCAGTTTCTGAACAAGATGGAACATAACCACCCAGGGACGCTCCTTGCAGTACTTGGATCCTCTGAGAAGATTGCAGAGGTGATGAGATCGGATACCACCTCGTTTCAGTTCAATTCGTGTGCTCGTTGCGGAAATCCGACTTCTGCAAAGGTCTGTCGAGTATGTAGAATACTCGAGAAAATCGAGGAAGCGATGTGA
- a CDS encoding nucleotidyltransferase domain-containing protein codes for MSRRPEELHRTRLVKYDDARWNQLENLRERAFDVMSNLHSSGIESYVYGSVARGDVSPSSDIDIVIPYPVSSFKVELAIGKGTHREAVQATPSSVLKGHIYLRENTVVTFPLFKMLSRERDFYKWGGMVDTAKLDENVRVAGVDKRLLLIEPIDTGHRESGVIGHEHEVAKKLEVSVEIAKERVRVLTRRSNVGRTGVYLTRPLAMDESFEEVLKELRDKDPAIRRTIENRLD; via the coding sequence ATGTCAAGGCGACCAGAAGAGCTCCATAGAACCCGCTTGGTCAAGTATGACGATGCGCGATGGAATCAACTAGAAAATCTACGGGAACGTGCATTTGATGTAATGAGCAATCTTCACTCGTCTGGTATCGAATCCTATGTATATGGATCCGTAGCGCGCGGTGATGTATCTCCATCGTCTGATATCGACATAGTAATTCCATATCCTGTATCCAGCTTCAAAGTCGAACTGGCAATAGGGAAGGGAACCCATAGAGAAGCAGTCCAAGCTACTCCATCATCTGTACTAAAGGGTCATATCTATTTGAGGGAGAATACAGTAGTTACCTTTCCCCTTTTCAAAATGCTATCCCGAGAACGGGACTTCTACAAGTGGGGTGGGATGGTCGATACAGCCAAGCTGGATGAAAATGTCCGGGTAGCAGGAGTAGACAAGAGACTCCTACTCATTGAACCCATAGATACCGGACACCGAGAAAGTGGTGTTATTGGCCACGAACATGAGGTAGCAAAGAAGCTGGAAGTTAGTGTAGAGATTGCAAAGGAACGAGTAAGAGTTCTGACTCGTCGCAGCAACGTTGGTCGTACCGGAGTCTACCTAACCAGACCGCTAGCCATGGATGAAAGCTTTGAGGAAGTTTTGAAGGAACTACGAGATAAGGATCCAGCCATCCGGCGCACCATTGAAAATCGCTTAGACTAA
- a CDS encoding radical SAM protein — protein sequence MPRKIRELEADSLLVGELPEGCQRCTKGSKMVLFVTGLCDSHCFYCPLSAEKKNHDVIFADEMPVRNESDILYEIDAIGARGAGISGGDPLCKFDRTTRYIRLMREETGSDFHIHLYTAKSDISVDYLAQLNSAGLDEIRFHPQSDDWSGIHSALELDWRVGIEVPAIPNDEETLISIAQRAEECGVNFLNINELEASESNFSNLVGLGFRLTSLDAASIEGSESTAIEVLSWGAANLDSLTLHYCSARFKDSVQMRNRLERRLKRTIRPFEERAEDEPLLVLGIIRAKHGSHLSSVQLQSIWDTLIDDYEVPTDLTNLDIARDRIEIAPWILIELADELGDELAEQADDFEIGIAYEYPSFDRLQTQFMPL from the coding sequence ATGCCAAGAAAAATCAGAGAATTAGAAGCCGACTCTCTTCTCGTGGGAGAATTACCTGAAGGATGTCAGCGATGTACTAAAGGGTCGAAGATGGTACTCTTTGTCACGGGCCTCTGTGATAGTCATTGTTTCTATTGTCCTCTTTCTGCTGAAAAGAAGAATCATGACGTCATTTTTGCAGACGAAATGCCTGTCAGAAACGAATCCGACATCCTCTACGAAATCGATGCAATAGGCGCTAGGGGAGCAGGTATAAGCGGGGGAGACCCCCTTTGCAAATTTGATCGAACAACAAGGTACATTAGGCTGATGCGAGAAGAAACGGGATCGGACTTTCATATTCATCTGTACACAGCTAAATCGGATATCTCAGTTGACTATTTGGCTCAATTGAACTCCGCTGGGCTTGATGAAATCCGCTTTCACCCTCAAAGCGACGATTGGTCGGGCATACACTCGGCTCTCGAGTTGGATTGGCGTGTAGGAATAGAAGTTCCAGCAATTCCCAATGACGAAGAAACCCTCATCAGCATAGCTCAGAGAGCAGAAGAATGCGGTGTAAATTTTCTGAATATTAATGAACTGGAAGCAAGTGAGAGCAACTTCTCCAACTTGGTTGGTCTAGGTTTTCGTTTGACCAGTCTCGATGCCGCTAGTATTGAAGGAAGCGAGTCAACTGCCATAGAAGTACTATCTTGGGGAGCGGCCAACTTGGATAGTCTAACATTGCATTATTGCTCTGCCCGGTTCAAAGATTCAGTTCAGATGCGTAATCGATTGGAGCGCCGTCTTAAACGTACTATCCGGCCTTTTGAGGAACGTGCAGAGGATGAACCTCTTCTAGTTCTTGGTATCATCCGGGCAAAGCACGGTTCACATCTTTCATCCGTACAACTGCAATCCATCTGGGACACTTTGATAGATGATTATGAGGTTCCTACTGATTTAACCAATTTGGATATTGCTCGTGATAGAATTGAAATTGCACCATGGATTCTTATTGAATTAGCAGATGAGCTGGGTGATGAACTAGCTGAGCAAGCTGATGATTTCGAAATAGGGATCGCATATGAGTATCCTTCCTTTGATAGGCTTCAGACTCAGTTCATGCCGCTTTAG
- a CDS encoding mRNA surveillance protein pelota, which translates to MKVLKKIMKDGKVVIKLDTLDDLWHLYNIVDEGDQVIARTSRKVKIGNEDARKQDSVRKYMTLKLKVEDVSFHNFTNRVRIKGTIIEGPEDWVSTGSYHTFNIEPDDKLTIIKEHWPRYALKRLKEAEQAHKRPVCLVVTIEDGVAELILVADYGIREAVSVRQSISRKHGSQKSHDATMREFFGSVVLAVRSQLEQNEIALVVIAGPGFVKDHFKDYLLDEGFSNLPPVIVQGTGTTGIPAAKEILYHGVISEAIEGLKIEEETKLVEEVLKHLAKEDGLATYGDDEVERAVQYGAVEELLITDKKLRDADDESRRWMDKLIRDTENARGSFHVVSTDHPAGDQLQNLGGLAAILRFSIGQNTAQS; encoded by the coding sequence TTGAAAGTGCTTAAGAAAATCATGAAAGATGGCAAAGTTGTCATCAAGCTAGATACACTTGATGACTTATGGCACCTGTATAATATAGTGGACGAGGGAGATCAAGTAATAGCTCGCACCAGCAGAAAAGTCAAGATTGGAAATGAAGATGCTAGGAAACAAGACAGTGTTCGCAAGTATATGACCTTGAAACTAAAAGTGGAAGATGTCTCATTTCACAATTTCACTAATAGAGTGCGAATCAAAGGAACAATAATCGAGGGACCCGAAGATTGGGTAAGCACGGGCTCATATCATACATTCAATATCGAGCCAGATGATAAGCTCACAATAATAAAGGAACACTGGCCGAGATATGCGCTGAAACGATTGAAGGAAGCAGAGCAAGCACATAAGCGACCTGTTTGCCTTGTTGTTACTATTGAGGATGGAGTTGCGGAACTTATTCTTGTAGCGGATTATGGAATCAGGGAGGCCGTATCAGTTCGGCAAAGTATTTCGCGGAAGCACGGAAGCCAGAAATCTCATGACGCAACCATGCGCGAGTTCTTCGGCAGTGTGGTCCTGGCGGTACGATCACAGCTTGAACAGAATGAAATCGCGCTGGTTGTCATTGCTGGTCCCGGCTTTGTGAAGGATCATTTCAAAGACTACTTGCTGGATGAAGGGTTTAGCAATCTTCCCCCGGTCATAGTTCAGGGTACAGGAACCACAGGTATTCCTGCTGCGAAAGAAATCCTCTACCACGGTGTAATCTCAGAAGCCATAGAAGGACTCAAGATTGAAGAGGAAACCAAGCTCGTTGAAGAAGTACTCAAACACTTAGCCAAAGAAGATGGACTTGCGACCTATGGCGATGACGAAGTTGAAAGAGCAGTACAGTATGGAGCAGTGGAAGAGCTTCTCATAACTGACAAGAAATTGAGGGATGCTGATGATGAAAGCAGGCGATGGATGGACAAGCTAATCCGAGACACTGAAAATGCACGCGGCTCCTTCCACGTTGTATCAACAGACCATCCAGCTGGCGACCAACTACAGAACTTGGGAGGGTTGGCTGCAATTCTACGTTTTTCGATAGGGCAGAATACTGCGCAGAGCTAA
- a CDS encoding ATP-binding protein — protein sequence MTNVLETLKTTEEVNVPRNSFERVVGQEHAVKLVRSAVQQRRHVLLCGPPGIGKSMIAKAAYSILPPPKEEIRIKQNDTEKNRPIAYTIKCHAEEEEREQRNRDRIVTYMRPEDLPFEVAVKMGYRCPKCGCFGSPEQHVCMDCGSSKRTNLNQDDAYSGLFRMFQVMKEAALETVEHQETVGNKLREIVYQNDKNGMIRAIQRKSIQNESNRSSETSDSERVLVSRNSKRFIRVSGASPVELLGDIEHSPYGSGPQAQPAHMRVVPGAIHEAHEGILFVDEIASLGQYQKHLLTAMQDRKYPISGHNPQSSGASVRVDDVPCDSILFAACNLEDLAHILQPLRSRIRGYGYEIKLASWMEKSEEAISETVRFVAQTIQEDGRIPHFTTDALREIITISQEIADEMDGKRNALTLRLRELGGVVRVAGDLAVQENAPYVSADYVKAAKPISMNLLGQAGRYTDARQTIKNSSESRDYFF from the coding sequence TTGACGAATGTTCTGGAGACGCTGAAGACGACTGAAGAGGTGAATGTGCCAAGGAATTCTTTTGAAAGGGTTGTTGGCCAGGAACACGCAGTCAAACTGGTACGTTCTGCAGTCCAGCAAAGAAGACATGTGTTGCTTTGTGGTCCTCCAGGCATCGGGAAGTCAATGATTGCAAAGGCGGCATACTCGATTCTACCGCCCCCAAAAGAAGAGATTCGTATCAAACAGAATGATACCGAGAAAAACAGACCGATAGCATATACCATCAAATGTCATGCAGAAGAAGAGGAAAGAGAGCAGCGCAATCGGGATAGAATTGTAACCTACATGAGACCGGAGGATCTCCCATTTGAAGTTGCAGTGAAAATGGGTTATCGATGTCCGAAGTGCGGATGTTTTGGATCTCCCGAGCAGCATGTTTGTATGGATTGTGGCTCCTCGAAAAGGACGAATCTCAATCAGGACGATGCCTACTCTGGCCTCTTCAGAATGTTTCAGGTGATGAAAGAAGCAGCTCTTGAGACTGTAGAACACCAAGAAACAGTTGGAAACAAATTACGCGAAATCGTCTATCAGAACGACAAGAATGGCATGATTAGAGCCATACAAAGAAAATCAATTCAAAATGAGAGCAACAGAAGTTCTGAAACAAGTGATTCTGAAAGAGTTCTAGTATCGCGGAACTCCAAGCGATTCATTCGAGTGAGTGGAGCAAGCCCTGTAGAGCTACTAGGAGATATAGAGCACAGTCCATATGGGTCAGGCCCGCAAGCTCAACCAGCACATATGCGGGTCGTGCCAGGAGCAATTCACGAAGCCCACGAAGGTATTCTTTTTGTTGATGAAATTGCATCATTGGGCCAATATCAGAAACATCTGTTGACTGCCATGCAAGATCGCAAGTACCCGATTTCGGGACATAATCCGCAAAGCTCTGGCGCATCAGTACGGGTAGATGATGTGCCGTGCGATTCCATCTTGTTCGCAGCCTGTAATCTGGAGGATTTAGCTCATATTCTCCAGCCGTTACGCTCCCGCATACGTGGATATGGGTATGAGATAAAGCTCGCATCATGGATGGAAAAAAGCGAAGAAGCGATTTCAGAAACTGTCAGATTTGTTGCTCAGACAATACAAGAAGATGGACGTATTCCGCACTTTACCACTGATGCTCTTAGAGAAATAATTACCATATCTCAAGAAATTGCTGATGAAATGGATGGAAAAAGAAACGCACTAACACTAAGGCTGCGAGAGCTTGGAGGAGTGGTCAGAGTTGCAGGAGACCTTGCTGTACAGGAGAACGCCCCATATGTATCAGCAGATTACGTGAAAGCGGCAAAGCCAATATCGATGAACCTCCTAGGACAGGCGGGAAGATATACGGATGCCAGACAGACAATAAAAAACAGTTCGGAAAGCAGAGACTATTTCTTCTAA
- a CDS encoding OsmC family protein, producing the protein MAKTFTAKLHKTDKEKVHNITLGGNKTTDVCPPPDMDKHDDATSPHHLFLSSIGGCVNLVFDIALQKGHIEFSNITSEISGEYVTDEDTQRSAFESISIDTTVIVPEDANEKRIKKLFDMAKDNCPIGNCLIGSCVKLVTNLNIEYE; encoded by the coding sequence ATGGCAAAAACGTTTACTGCAAAGCTACATAAAACGGACAAGGAAAAGGTTCACAATATCACGCTTGGAGGAAACAAGACAACTGATGTTTGTCCACCTCCAGATATGGATAAGCACGATGATGCTACCAGTCCCCATCATCTGTTCTTGTCTTCAATCGGCGGATGTGTGAATTTGGTATTTGATATAGCGCTACAGAAGGGACACATAGAATTCAGTAACATAACATCCGAAATTTCGGGTGAATATGTCACAGACGAAGACACTCAGAGAAGTGCTTTCGAATCCATCAGCATTGATACCACCGTGATTGTGCCAGAAGATGCTAACGAGAAACGGATCAAGAAACTATTCGATATGGCGAAAGATAATTGCCCCATTGGTAATTGTCTGATTGGCTCCTGTGTTAAGCTAGTTACTAACCTCAACATTGAATACGAGTAG